From a region of the Nonlabens sp. Hel1_33_55 genome:
- the lgt gene encoding prolipoprotein diacylglyceryl transferase, protein MLPLKVIWNPLEGLDLGFFTIHFYSLSYVVAFVLGWYIIKPIFIKDKISLDKLDPLFMYTVIGCLAGARIGHYLFYETEVLFTDPLHVFLPFKLSPFEWTGFAGMASHGAAIGIMIAMYFYSRKHLKKHMFWILDRIVIPTAIGGAFVRMGNLLNSEIVGKVTDVSWAFKFVRDTSDPAVRDALYSTGIKDTDKAIEAVVNDPQYAGLLDSIPFRHPSQIYEALCYVALFVLLYFVYWKTDKKQKVGYILGLFFVGLFVARFFIEFVKIKQVEGGENFIFGLNTGQMLSIPFILLGLLLMFRPESWLKREV, encoded by the coding sequence ATGCTGCCACTTAAAGTTATTTGGAATCCGTTGGAAGGTCTTGACCTAGGATTTTTTACCATACATTTCTATAGTCTTTCCTATGTTGTCGCATTTGTTTTGGGATGGTACATTATCAAACCTATATTTATAAAGGACAAAATCAGCCTTGATAAATTGGATCCGTTATTTATGTATACGGTCATAGGTTGTCTTGCTGGAGCTCGCATAGGTCATTACCTTTTTTATGAGACTGAGGTTCTTTTTACTGATCCTTTGCATGTCTTTTTGCCTTTTAAACTTAGTCCGTTTGAATGGACTGGTTTTGCAGGAATGGCGAGTCATGGTGCAGCTATTGGGATCATGATTGCGATGTACTTCTACAGCCGTAAGCATTTGAAAAAGCATATGTTCTGGATCTTAGACCGTATTGTGATTCCTACCGCCATAGGTGGAGCCTTTGTACGTATGGGGAATTTATTGAATAGCGAGATTGTTGGAAAAGTAACTGACGTATCTTGGGCCTTTAAATTTGTAAGAGATACATCTGACCCGGCAGTACGTGATGCGCTCTATTCTACTGGAATTAAAGACACTGATAAAGCGATTGAAGCCGTGGTTAATGATCCACAATATGCTGGATTGTTAGATTCAATTCCTTTTAGACATCCATCCCAGATCTATGAGGCCTTGTGCTATGTAGCGCTGTTTGTTTTACTCTACTTTGTTTATTGGAAAACCGATAAAAAACAAAAAGTAGGTTATATACTAGGATTGTTTTTTGTGGGATTGTTCGTTGCCCGTTTCTTTATCGAGTTTGTCAAAATCAAACAGGTAGAAGGTGGCGAGAACTTTATTTTTGGCCTTAATACTGGGCAGATGTTGAGTATTCCTTTTATTCTGCTTGGATTGTTATTAATGTTTAGACCAGAGAGTTGGTTGAAGCGTGAGGTATAA
- the yidD gene encoding membrane protein insertion efficiency factor YidD, whose amino-acid sequence MKNSRAEKPLIWLVRFYQTGISPFLPATCRYQPTCSHYMIEALKKHGLFKGGWLGIKRIASCHPWGGKGYDPVP is encoded by the coding sequence ATGAAAAATTCAAGAGCAGAAAAGCCTTTGATATGGCTGGTACGATTCTATCAAACCGGTATATCTCCTTTTTTGCCTGCCACTTGTAGATATCAACCTACCTGTTCCCATTATATGATTGAAGCCCTAAAGAAGCACGGCCTTTTCAAAGGTGGCTGGTTGGGAATCAAGCGTATTGCTAGTTGCCATCCTTGGGGTGGCAAAGGTTATGATCCTGTACCGTAA